The following coding sequences lie in one Arachis hypogaea cultivar Tifrunner chromosome 9, arahy.Tifrunner.gnm2.J5K5, whole genome shotgun sequence genomic window:
- the LOC112711674 gene encoding putative non-specific lipid-transfer protein 14, with protein sequence MESYKAMIILLAVMLISYVPFAPAVIDCPIVNQLFLACSIFITYGSPDPMPGTPCCDAMSGLNIIANANSGDNRQSVCRCLMGLIETYNPNATAIGTLPGLCGVSLGFTIDPNTNCGF encoded by the coding sequence ATGGAAAGCTACAAAGCAATGATAATACTTTTGGCAGTGATGTTAATTTCATATGTCCCATTTGCACCTGCAGTCATAGATTGCCCAATAGTGAACCAGCTATTCTTAGCATGCTCCATATTCATCACATATGGCTCGCCAGACCCCATGCCAGGAACACCATGTTGTGATGCAATGTCTGGATTGAACATCATTGCTAATGCTAACTCTGGTGACAATAGGCAATCTGTTTGTAGGTGCTTAATGGGCCTCATTGAAACCTACAACCCAAATGCCACTGCTATTGGTACCTTACCGGGCCTCTGTGGTGTCTCTTTGGGCTTCACCATTGATCCTAACACAAACTGCGGTTTCTAA